Proteins encoded together in one Aeromonas encheleia window:
- the nusA gene encoding transcription termination factor NusA, translating into MNKEILLVVDAVSNEKAVPREKIFQALETALATATKKKYEGEIEVRVEIDRKTGDYDTYRRWVVVADQASMENAYGEITLEAAQIDDPEIQVGEYVEDQIDSVTFDRITTQTAKQVIVQKVREAERSQVVDQFKDKEGTIISGVVKKSNRDNVILDLGSNAEAVIFRDDMLPRETFRPGDRIRGLLYAVRPEARGSQLFVSRSSPDFLKELFRIEVPEIGEEMIEIMGAARDPGSRAKIAVKTNDRRIDPIGACIGMRGARVQAVSAELSGERADIVLYDDNPAQYVINAMAPADVASIIVDEDNHTMDIAVEAANLAQAIGRNGQNVRLASQLTGWELNVMTVEDMRSKHQAENDRILTLFTSALDIDDDFAGLLMEEGFSTLEEIAFVPVNELLAIDGLDEDMVEELRKRAKDVLTTKALAKEESFDGVEPSEDLLNLAGLGRDMAYALAARGVGTLEDLAEQGIDDLADIEELTAEKAGELIMAARNICWFGEEQSE; encoded by the coding sequence CTGGTCGTTGACGCTGTGTCCAACGAGAAGGCTGTTCCCCGCGAGAAGATCTTCCAGGCTCTGGAGACTGCGCTGGCGACTGCGACCAAGAAAAAATACGAAGGCGAGATTGAAGTTCGCGTCGAGATCGATCGCAAGACCGGTGACTACGACACCTATCGCCGTTGGGTTGTGGTGGCCGATCAGGCCTCCATGGAGAACGCTTACGGTGAAATCACCCTGGAAGCGGCCCAGATAGATGACCCCGAAATCCAGGTGGGTGAGTATGTTGAAGACCAGATCGATTCTGTCACCTTCGACCGCATCACCACCCAGACCGCCAAGCAGGTTATCGTGCAGAAAGTGCGCGAAGCCGAGCGCTCCCAAGTCGTTGACCAGTTCAAGGACAAGGAAGGCACCATCATCAGTGGCGTGGTCAAGAAGAGCAACCGTGACAACGTGATCCTGGATCTGGGCAGCAATGCCGAGGCGGTGATCTTCCGTGACGACATGCTGCCGCGCGAGACCTTCCGTCCGGGCGACCGCATCCGTGGCCTGCTCTATGCCGTACGCCCCGAAGCCCGTGGTTCCCAGCTGTTCGTCAGCCGTTCCAGCCCGGACTTCCTGAAAGAGCTGTTCCGCATCGAAGTGCCAGAAATCGGCGAAGAGATGATCGAAATCATGGGCGCCGCCCGTGATCCGGGTTCCCGCGCCAAGATCGCGGTCAAGACCAACGATCGTCGTATCGACCCGATCGGTGCCTGTATCGGCATGCGTGGTGCTCGGGTGCAAGCCGTCTCCGCCGAGCTGAGCGGTGAGCGTGCCGACATCGTGCTGTACGATGACAACCCCGCTCAATACGTGATCAATGCCATGGCGCCGGCCGATGTGGCCTCCATCATCGTCGATGAAGACAACCACACCATGGACATCGCCGTGGAAGCCGCCAACCTGGCCCAGGCCATCGGTCGCAACGGTCAGAACGTGCGTCTGGCGTCCCAGCTGACCGGTTGGGAGCTGAACGTCATGACCGTCGAGGACATGCGTTCCAAGCACCAGGCCGAGAACGATCGCATCCTGACCCTGTTCACCAGCGCCCTCGACATCGACGACGATTTCGCCGGTCTGCTGATGGAAGAAGGTTTCTCCACTCTGGAAGAGATCGCCTTCGTACCCGTCAATGAGCTGCTGGCCATCGACGGTCTGGACGAAGACATGGTGGAAGAGCTGCGCAAGCGTGCCAAGGATGTCCTGACCACCAAGGCCCTGGCCAAAGAAGAATCCTTCGACGGCGTAGAGCCTTCCGAAGACCTGCTCAATCTGGCTGGCCTCGGTCGCGACATGGCATATGCCCTGGCCGCGCGCGGTGTTGGCACCCTGGAAGATTTGGCAGAGCAAGGTATCGACGACCTTGCCGACATTGAAGAGCTGACCGCTGAGAAAGCCGGTGAGCTGATTATGGCTGCTCGCAATATCTGTTGGTTCGGAGAAGAGCAGTCTGAATAA